From a single Phocoena sinus isolate mPhoSin1 chromosome 1, mPhoSin1.pri, whole genome shotgun sequence genomic region:
- the ZC3H11A gene encoding zinc finger CCCH domain-containing protein 11A isoform X6 — protein sequence MPNQGEDCYFFFYSTCTKGDSCPFRHCEAALGNETVCTLWQEGRCFRQVCRFRHMEIDKKRSEIPCYWENQPVGCQKLNCAFHHNRGRFVDGLFLPPSKTVLPTVPESPEEEVKASQLTVQQSKLSVQSNPSPQLRSIMKVESSENVPSPTHPPVVINAADDDEDDDDQFSEEGDETKTPTLQPTPEVHNGLRVASARKPGVNLKQGECLNFGIKTLEEIKSKKMKEKSKKQGGSSGVSSLLLQPQTIPGPEKENVRTVVRTVTLSNKQGEEPLVRLSLTERLGKHKFSGGCDGDPPLKHSLAQRLGKKVEAPETDTDRTPKKVQVSKSLKERLGMSAALNNEEAAAERITKVAEIHVKTLEEILLERASQKRGELHTKLKTEGPSKVDDSTTGTRTSSTVRIKTFSEVLAEKKHRQQEAERQKSKKDVTCIKLKTDNEIKKTVVLPPVVVSRGQSEEPAGRAKSMQEVHIKTLEEIKLEKALRVQQSSESRTSSQPQPEATLGARRLLQITKRTGIKEERKLKEESVVASQSSVTRTEAKETSDETTAVDITKIQVKRCETVREKHVQKLSEKGTSQKEKSVLTLLRGDLDTCNTQLAEKPVLATMPDITRLLTKRPHSKISQKTEVETSGIGHSKLNVKGATQTLEKRGKAKPKMNVKPSVAKVVSSHKVAQKRRAVEAHSAVIASVKPLTSSSVLQKSPAKKAAVAVVPLLSEDKSVTVPETEKPRDSFVLPPTQSSSDPSPPEVSGPSSSQVATKTRRLSSASTGKPLLSMEDDFEKLIWEISGGKLEAEIDLDPGKDEDDLLLELSEMIDS from the exons ATGCCTAATCAAGGCGAagactgctatttttttttctattctacatGTACTAAA GGTGACAGTTGTCCATTCCGTCACTGTGAAGCTGCATTAGGAAATGAAACTGTTTGCACATTATGGCAGGAAGGGCGCTGTTTTCGACAGGTGTGCAGGTTTCGGCACATGGAGATTGAT AAAAAACGCAGTGAGATTCCTTGTTATTGGGAAAATCAGCCAGTGGGATGTCAGAAACTAAACTGTGCTTTTCATCACAACAGAGGACGTTTTGTTGATGGCCTTTTCCTACCTCCAAGCAAAA CTGTGTTGCCCACTGTGCCTGAGTCACCAGAAGAGGAAGTGAAGGCTAGCCAGCTCACAGTTCAGCAGAGCAAATTATCTGTCCAGTCTAATCCCTCTCCTCAACTGCGAAGTATTATGAAAGTCGAAAGTTCAGAAAATGTTCCTAGCCCTACACACCCACCAGTGGTAATCAACGCTGCGGATGATGACGAAGACGATGATG ATCAGTTTTCTGAGGAAGGTGATGAAACCAAAACACCTACCCTGCAACCAACTCCTGAAGTTCATAATGGATTACGAGTGGCTTCTGCCCGGAAACCTGGGGTCAATTTAAAACAAG GTGAATGTTTGAATTTTGGGATAAAAACTCTTGAAGaaattaaatcaaagaaaatgaaggaaaaatcaaAGAAGCAAGGTG GTTCTTCAGGAGTTTCCAGTCTTTTACTCCAACCACAGACCATTCCAGGTCCTGAAAAAGAGAATGTCCGGACTGTGGTGAGGACAGTAACTCTGTCCAACAAACAAG GAGAAGAACCTTTGGTAAGATTGAGTCTAACCGAGAGACTGGGGAAACACAAATTTTCAGGAG GTTGCGACGGTGATCCTCCATTAAAGCATAGCCTTGCACAAAGGCTAGGGAAGAAAGTTGAAGCTCCAGAGACTGACACTGACAGAACACCAAAGAAAG ttcaaGTTTCCAAGTCTCTGAAGGAGCGATTAGGCATGTCAGCTGCTCTAAACAATGAGGAGGCAGCAG CAGAGAGAATTACTAAAGTTGCTGAGATCCACGTGAAGACATTAGAAGAAATTCTTCTCGAAAGAGCCAGTCAAAAACGTGGAGAATTGCACACTAAACTCAAGACAGAAGGACCTTCAAAAGTTGATGATTCTACAACAGGAACAAGAACCTCCTCCACTGTCCGCATCAAAACGTTCTCTGAGGTCTTGGCTGAAAAGAAACACCGgcagcaggaagcagagagacaaaaaagcaaaaaggacGTAACCTGCATCAAGCTAAAGActgataatgaaattaaaaaaacagtggTTTTGCCACCTGTAGTAGTCAGCAGAGGACAGTCAGAGGAACCTGCAGGTAGAGCGAAGTCTATGCAGGAAGTGCATATCAAGACGCTGGAGGAAATTAAACTGGAGAAGGCTCTGAGGGTGCAGCAGAGTTCTGAGAGCAGAACCAGCTCCCAGCCTCAGCCTGAGGCCACCCTGGGGGCAAGACGGCTTCTCCAGATCACTAAAAGAACAG GtataaaagaagagaggaaacttAAAGAAGAAAGTGTTGTTGCTTCTCAGAGCAGTGTTACTAGAACAGAGGCTAAAGAG acttcagatgagaccacagcaGTTGACATCACTAAAATTCAAGTCAAGAGATGTGAGACAGTGAGAGAAAAGCATGTGCAGAAACTGTCGGAGAAGGGAACCTCACAGAAGGAAAAATCAGTTTTGACACTCCTTCGGGGAGATTTAGACACTTGCAACACCCAGTTAGCAGAGAAACCAGTGCTCGCTACCATGCCAGACATCACACGGCTCCTGACTAAACGGCCTCATTCAAAGATATCCCAGAAGACAGAGGTGGAAACCTCAGGGATTGGGCACTCAAAACTGAATGTGAAAGGTGCAACACAGACCTTGGAAAAAAGGGGTAAAG CTAAACCTAAAATGAATGTGAAGCCATCTGTGGCTAAAGTTGTCTCATCACACAAAGTGGCCCAAAAACGCAGGGCAGTGGAGGCCCACTCTGCTGTCATTGCATCTGTGAAACCACTCACCTCCAGCAGTGTCCTGCAGAAAAGCCCAGCCAAAAAAGCAGCTGTG GCTGTTGTCCCACTTCTCTCTGAAGACAAATCAGTCACTGTGCCTGAGACAGAAAAACCTAGAGACAG ttttgtgCTGCCTCCAACCCAGTCCTCTTCAGATCCTTCCCCACCAGAAGTATCTGGCCCTTCCTCATCCCAGGTGGCCACAAAAACTCGCCGACTCAGCTCTGCCTCAACAGGAAAGCCGCTACTGTCTATGGAGGATGATTTTGAGAAATTAATATGGGAGATTTCAGGAGGCAAATTAGAAGCTGAGATTGACCTGGATCCTGGGAAGGATGAAGATGACCTTCTGCTTGAGCTATCAGAAATGATTGATAGCTGA
- the ZC3H11A gene encoding zinc finger CCCH domain-containing protein 11A isoform X11 encodes MPNQGEDCYFFFYSTCTKGDSCPFRHCEAALGNETVCTLWQEGRCFRQVCRFRHMEIDKKRSEIPCYWENQPVGCQKLNCAFHHNRGRFVDGLFLPPSKTVLPTVPESPEEEVKASQLTVQQSKLSVQSNPSPQLRSIMKVESSENVPSPTHPPVVINAADDDEDDDDQFSEEGDETKTPTLQPTPEVHNGLRVASARKPGVNLKQGECLNFGIKTLEEIKSKKMKEKSKKQGEGSSGVSSLLLQPQTIPGPEKENVRTVVRTVTLSNKQGEEPLVRLSLTERLGKHKFSGGCDGDPPLKHSLAQRLGKKVEAPETDTDRTPKKAERITKVAEIHVKTLEEILLERASQKRGELHTKLKTEGPSKVDDSTTGTRTSSTVRIKTFSEVLAEKKHRQQEAERQKSKKDVTCIKLKTDNEIKKTVVLPPVVVSRGQSEEPAGRAKSMQEVHIKTLEEIKLEKALRVQQSSESRTSSQPQPEATLGARRLLQITKRTGIKEERKLKEESVVASQSSVTRTEAKETSDETTAVDITKIQVKRCETVREKHVQKLSEKGTSQKEKSVLTLLRGDLDTCNTQLAEKPVLATMPDITRLLTKRPHSKISQKTEVETSGIGHSKLNVKGATQTLEKRGKAKPKMNVKPSVAKVVSSHKVAQKRRAVEAHSAVIASVKPLTSSSVLQKSPAKKAAVAVVPLLSEDKSVTVPETEKPRDSFVLPPTQSSSDPSPPEVSGPSSSQVATKTRRLSSASTGKPLLSMEDDFEKLIWEISGGKLEAEIDLDPGKDEDDLLLELSEMIDS; translated from the exons ATGCCTAATCAAGGCGAagactgctatttttttttctattctacatGTACTAAA GGTGACAGTTGTCCATTCCGTCACTGTGAAGCTGCATTAGGAAATGAAACTGTTTGCACATTATGGCAGGAAGGGCGCTGTTTTCGACAGGTGTGCAGGTTTCGGCACATGGAGATTGAT AAAAAACGCAGTGAGATTCCTTGTTATTGGGAAAATCAGCCAGTGGGATGTCAGAAACTAAACTGTGCTTTTCATCACAACAGAGGACGTTTTGTTGATGGCCTTTTCCTACCTCCAAGCAAAA CTGTGTTGCCCACTGTGCCTGAGTCACCAGAAGAGGAAGTGAAGGCTAGCCAGCTCACAGTTCAGCAGAGCAAATTATCTGTCCAGTCTAATCCCTCTCCTCAACTGCGAAGTATTATGAAAGTCGAAAGTTCAGAAAATGTTCCTAGCCCTACACACCCACCAGTGGTAATCAACGCTGCGGATGATGACGAAGACGATGATG ATCAGTTTTCTGAGGAAGGTGATGAAACCAAAACACCTACCCTGCAACCAACTCCTGAAGTTCATAATGGATTACGAGTGGCTTCTGCCCGGAAACCTGGGGTCAATTTAAAACAAG GTGAATGTTTGAATTTTGGGATAAAAACTCTTGAAGaaattaaatcaaagaaaatgaaggaaaaatcaaAGAAGCAAGGTG AAGGTTCTTCAGGAGTTTCCAGTCTTTTACTCCAACCACAGACCATTCCAGGTCCTGAAAAAGAGAATGTCCGGACTGTGGTGAGGACAGTAACTCTGTCCAACAAACAAG GAGAAGAACCTTTGGTAAGATTGAGTCTAACCGAGAGACTGGGGAAACACAAATTTTCAGGAG GTTGCGACGGTGATCCTCCATTAAAGCATAGCCTTGCACAAAGGCTAGGGAAGAAAGTTGAAGCTCCAGAGACTGACACTGACAGAACACCAAAGAAAG CAGAGAGAATTACTAAAGTTGCTGAGATCCACGTGAAGACATTAGAAGAAATTCTTCTCGAAAGAGCCAGTCAAAAACGTGGAGAATTGCACACTAAACTCAAGACAGAAGGACCTTCAAAAGTTGATGATTCTACAACAGGAACAAGAACCTCCTCCACTGTCCGCATCAAAACGTTCTCTGAGGTCTTGGCTGAAAAGAAACACCGgcagcaggaagcagagagacaaaaaagcaaaaaggacGTAACCTGCATCAAGCTAAAGActgataatgaaattaaaaaaacagtggTTTTGCCACCTGTAGTAGTCAGCAGAGGACAGTCAGAGGAACCTGCAGGTAGAGCGAAGTCTATGCAGGAAGTGCATATCAAGACGCTGGAGGAAATTAAACTGGAGAAGGCTCTGAGGGTGCAGCAGAGTTCTGAGAGCAGAACCAGCTCCCAGCCTCAGCCTGAGGCCACCCTGGGGGCAAGACGGCTTCTCCAGATCACTAAAAGAACAG GtataaaagaagagaggaaacttAAAGAAGAAAGTGTTGTTGCTTCTCAGAGCAGTGTTACTAGAACAGAGGCTAAAGAG acttcagatgagaccacagcaGTTGACATCACTAAAATTCAAGTCAAGAGATGTGAGACAGTGAGAGAAAAGCATGTGCAGAAACTGTCGGAGAAGGGAACCTCACAGAAGGAAAAATCAGTTTTGACACTCCTTCGGGGAGATTTAGACACTTGCAACACCCAGTTAGCAGAGAAACCAGTGCTCGCTACCATGCCAGACATCACACGGCTCCTGACTAAACGGCCTCATTCAAAGATATCCCAGAAGACAGAGGTGGAAACCTCAGGGATTGGGCACTCAAAACTGAATGTGAAAGGTGCAACACAGACCTTGGAAAAAAGGGGTAAAG CTAAACCTAAAATGAATGTGAAGCCATCTGTGGCTAAAGTTGTCTCATCACACAAAGTGGCCCAAAAACGCAGGGCAGTGGAGGCCCACTCTGCTGTCATTGCATCTGTGAAACCACTCACCTCCAGCAGTGTCCTGCAGAAAAGCCCAGCCAAAAAAGCAGCTGTG GCTGTTGTCCCACTTCTCTCTGAAGACAAATCAGTCACTGTGCCTGAGACAGAAAAACCTAGAGACAG ttttgtgCTGCCTCCAACCCAGTCCTCTTCAGATCCTTCCCCACCAGAAGTATCTGGCCCTTCCTCATCCCAGGTGGCCACAAAAACTCGCCGACTCAGCTCTGCCTCAACAGGAAAGCCGCTACTGTCTATGGAGGATGATTTTGAGAAATTAATATGGGAGATTTCAGGAGGCAAATTAGAAGCTGAGATTGACCTGGATCCTGGGAAGGATGAAGATGACCTTCTGCTTGAGCTATCAGAAATGATTGATAGCTGA
- the ZC3H11A gene encoding zinc finger CCCH domain-containing protein 11A isoform X13 — MPNQGEDCYFFFYSTCTKGDSCPFRHCEAALGNETVCTLWQEGRCFRQVCRFRHMEIDKKRSEIPCYWENQPVGCQKLNCAFHHNRGRFVDGLFLPPSKTVLPTVPESPEEEVKASQLTVQQSKLSVQSNPSPQLRSIMKVESSENVPSPTHPPVVINAADDDEDDDDQFSEEGDETKTPTLQPTPEVHNGLRVASARKPGVNLKQGECLNFGIKTLEEIKSKKMKEKSKKQGEGSSGVSSLLLQPQTIPGPEKENVRTVVRTVTLSNKQGEEPLVRLSLTERLGKHKFSGGCDGDPPLKHSLAQRLGKKVEAPETDTDRTPKKAERITKVAEIHVKTLEEILLERASQKRGELHTKLKTEGPSKVDDSTTGTRTSSTVRIKTFSEVLAEKKHRQQEAERQKSKKDVTCIKLKTDNEIKKTVVLPPVVVSRGQSEEPAGRAKSMQEVHIKTLEEIKLEKALRVQQSSESRTSSQPQPEATLGARRLLQITKRTGIKEERKLKEESVVASQSSVTRTEAKETSDETTAVDITKIQVKRCETVREKHVQKLSEKGTSQKEKSVLTLLRGDLDTCNTQLAEKPVLATMPDITRLLTKRPHSKISQKTEVETSGIGHSKLNVKGATQTLEKRAKPKMNVKPSVAKVVSSHKVAQKRRAVEAHSAVIASVKPLTSSSVLQKSPAKKAAVAVVPLLSEDKSVTVPETEKPRDSFVLPPTQSSSDPSPPEVSGPSSSQVATKTRRLSSASTGKPLLSMEDDFEKLIWEISGGKLEAEIDLDPGKDEDDLLLELSEMIDS, encoded by the exons ATGCCTAATCAAGGCGAagactgctatttttttttctattctacatGTACTAAA GGTGACAGTTGTCCATTCCGTCACTGTGAAGCTGCATTAGGAAATGAAACTGTTTGCACATTATGGCAGGAAGGGCGCTGTTTTCGACAGGTGTGCAGGTTTCGGCACATGGAGATTGAT AAAAAACGCAGTGAGATTCCTTGTTATTGGGAAAATCAGCCAGTGGGATGTCAGAAACTAAACTGTGCTTTTCATCACAACAGAGGACGTTTTGTTGATGGCCTTTTCCTACCTCCAAGCAAAA CTGTGTTGCCCACTGTGCCTGAGTCACCAGAAGAGGAAGTGAAGGCTAGCCAGCTCACAGTTCAGCAGAGCAAATTATCTGTCCAGTCTAATCCCTCTCCTCAACTGCGAAGTATTATGAAAGTCGAAAGTTCAGAAAATGTTCCTAGCCCTACACACCCACCAGTGGTAATCAACGCTGCGGATGATGACGAAGACGATGATG ATCAGTTTTCTGAGGAAGGTGATGAAACCAAAACACCTACCCTGCAACCAACTCCTGAAGTTCATAATGGATTACGAGTGGCTTCTGCCCGGAAACCTGGGGTCAATTTAAAACAAG GTGAATGTTTGAATTTTGGGATAAAAACTCTTGAAGaaattaaatcaaagaaaatgaaggaaaaatcaaAGAAGCAAGGTG AAGGTTCTTCAGGAGTTTCCAGTCTTTTACTCCAACCACAGACCATTCCAGGTCCTGAAAAAGAGAATGTCCGGACTGTGGTGAGGACAGTAACTCTGTCCAACAAACAAG GAGAAGAACCTTTGGTAAGATTGAGTCTAACCGAGAGACTGGGGAAACACAAATTTTCAGGAG GTTGCGACGGTGATCCTCCATTAAAGCATAGCCTTGCACAAAGGCTAGGGAAGAAAGTTGAAGCTCCAGAGACTGACACTGACAGAACACCAAAGAAAG CAGAGAGAATTACTAAAGTTGCTGAGATCCACGTGAAGACATTAGAAGAAATTCTTCTCGAAAGAGCCAGTCAAAAACGTGGAGAATTGCACACTAAACTCAAGACAGAAGGACCTTCAAAAGTTGATGATTCTACAACAGGAACAAGAACCTCCTCCACTGTCCGCATCAAAACGTTCTCTGAGGTCTTGGCTGAAAAGAAACACCGgcagcaggaagcagagagacaaaaaagcaaaaaggacGTAACCTGCATCAAGCTAAAGActgataatgaaattaaaaaaacagtggTTTTGCCACCTGTAGTAGTCAGCAGAGGACAGTCAGAGGAACCTGCAGGTAGAGCGAAGTCTATGCAGGAAGTGCATATCAAGACGCTGGAGGAAATTAAACTGGAGAAGGCTCTGAGGGTGCAGCAGAGTTCTGAGAGCAGAACCAGCTCCCAGCCTCAGCCTGAGGCCACCCTGGGGGCAAGACGGCTTCTCCAGATCACTAAAAGAACAG GtataaaagaagagaggaaacttAAAGAAGAAAGTGTTGTTGCTTCTCAGAGCAGTGTTACTAGAACAGAGGCTAAAGAG acttcagatgagaccacagcaGTTGACATCACTAAAATTCAAGTCAAGAGATGTGAGACAGTGAGAGAAAAGCATGTGCAGAAACTGTCGGAGAAGGGAACCTCACAGAAGGAAAAATCAGTTTTGACACTCCTTCGGGGAGATTTAGACACTTGCAACACCCAGTTAGCAGAGAAACCAGTGCTCGCTACCATGCCAGACATCACACGGCTCCTGACTAAACGGCCTCATTCAAAGATATCCCAGAAGACAGAGGTGGAAACCTCAGGGATTGGGCACTCAAAACTGAATGTGAAAGGTGCAACACAGACCTTGGAAAAAAGGG CTAAACCTAAAATGAATGTGAAGCCATCTGTGGCTAAAGTTGTCTCATCACACAAAGTGGCCCAAAAACGCAGGGCAGTGGAGGCCCACTCTGCTGTCATTGCATCTGTGAAACCACTCACCTCCAGCAGTGTCCTGCAGAAAAGCCCAGCCAAAAAAGCAGCTGTG GCTGTTGTCCCACTTCTCTCTGAAGACAAATCAGTCACTGTGCCTGAGACAGAAAAACCTAGAGACAG ttttgtgCTGCCTCCAACCCAGTCCTCTTCAGATCCTTCCCCACCAGAAGTATCTGGCCCTTCCTCATCCCAGGTGGCCACAAAAACTCGCCGACTCAGCTCTGCCTCAACAGGAAAGCCGCTACTGTCTATGGAGGATGATTTTGAGAAATTAATATGGGAGATTTCAGGAGGCAAATTAGAAGCTGAGATTGACCTGGATCCTGGGAAGGATGAAGATGACCTTCTGCTTGAGCTATCAGAAATGATTGATAGCTGA